The following are encoded in a window of Nibricoccus aquaticus genomic DNA:
- the hemE gene encoding uroporphyrinogen decarboxylase gives MTSRARFLAALACQPLERPPLWVMRQAGRYLPEYRALKAKSSFLEMVKTPAVATEVTLQPLRRFPGLDAAILFSDILVIPEALGQPYAFRDTGGIAMSYRLETRAQVDALNPSEAVTEKLAYVGEALALLKKELTTSADPAISHKALLGFGGSPWTLATYMVEGGSSDDFERIKLLFYTDRATFDALLEKLTAALIVYFQMQIRAGADAIQIFDSWGGILSGQDYQAASLRWIRQIVAALPAGFPIILYAKGTATQLTDQAFSGVRAISLDWTHELAITRRNLPDNIAVQGNLDPVLMQTTPEIVARETTRLLESMRGAHGHIFNLGHGITPAAKIECMHALVDTVTTWKN, from the coding sequence ATGACTTCCCGCGCCCGCTTCCTCGCCGCCCTCGCCTGCCAGCCCCTCGAGCGCCCGCCGCTCTGGGTCATGCGCCAGGCCGGCCGCTACCTGCCCGAGTACCGTGCGCTCAAAGCGAAGTCTTCCTTCCTCGAAATGGTGAAGACCCCCGCCGTCGCCACCGAGGTCACCCTCCAGCCGCTCCGCCGTTTCCCCGGCCTCGACGCCGCCATCCTCTTCTCCGACATCCTCGTCATCCCCGAAGCCCTCGGCCAGCCCTACGCCTTCCGCGACACCGGCGGCATCGCCATGAGCTACCGCCTCGAAACGCGTGCCCAGGTCGACGCCTTGAATCCATCCGAAGCCGTTACCGAAAAACTCGCCTACGTCGGCGAAGCCCTCGCCCTCCTCAAAAAGGAGCTCACCACCTCCGCTGATCCCGCGATCTCCCACAAAGCCCTCCTCGGCTTCGGCGGCTCCCCCTGGACGCTCGCCACCTACATGGTCGAGGGCGGCAGCTCCGACGACTTCGAGCGCATCAAACTCCTCTTCTACACCGACCGCGCCACCTTCGACGCCCTCCTCGAAAAACTCACCGCCGCGCTCATCGTCTATTTCCAGATGCAGATCCGCGCCGGTGCCGACGCCATCCAGATCTTCGACTCCTGGGGCGGCATCCTCTCCGGCCAGGATTATCAAGCAGCATCCCTTCGCTGGATACGCCAGATCGTCGCCGCCCTCCCCGCTGGTTTCCCGATCATCCTCTACGCCAAAGGCACCGCGACCCAGCTCACCGACCAGGCCTTCTCCGGCGTCCGCGCCATCAGCCTCGACTGGACCCACGAGCTCGCCATCACCCGTCGCAACCTCCCCGACAACATCGCCGTCCAAGGCAACCTCGACCCCGTCCTCATGCAGACCACCCCCGAGATCGTCGCCCGCGAAACCACCCGCCTCCTTGAATCCATGCGCGGCGCCCACGGCCACATCTTCAACCTCGGCCACGGCATCACCCCCGCCGCCAAAATCGAGTGCATGCACGCCCTCGTCGACACCGTCACCACCTGGAAAAACTAA
- the hemF gene encoding oxygen-dependent coproporphyrinogen oxidase, with amino-acid sequence MPDVPAPNSAAAPDLAAVKTYLLGLQDNICRELAAEDGSADFITDTWTRPEGGGGRTRILTEGAVFEKAGVAFSHVTGDKLPPSATAHRPELAGKKWEALGVSLVIHPKNPHVPTSHANVRFFCAHNSVSALPTPASASDHSTFNLQPSTQTGAPAPVWWFGGGFDLTPYYGYEDDCAHWHRTARDAVAPFGETLHPRFKKWCDDYFYLKHRAEPRGIGGLFFDDFNELGFDRSFALMRAVGDAFIPAYRPIVAKRKSTAYSDRERQWQLYRRGRYVEFNLVWDRGTHFGLQSGGRTESILMSLPPLVRWDYNHQPAPGSPEARLHEVFLKPRDWAGN; translated from the coding sequence ATGCCAGACGTTCCCGCTCCAAACTCCGCCGCCGCACCCGACTTAGCCGCGGTCAAAACCTACCTCCTCGGCCTGCAGGACAACATCTGCCGCGAACTCGCCGCCGAAGACGGCTCCGCCGATTTCATCACCGACACATGGACCCGCCCCGAAGGCGGCGGCGGACGCACCCGCATCCTCACCGAGGGCGCCGTCTTCGAAAAAGCCGGCGTCGCCTTCTCCCACGTCACCGGCGACAAACTCCCGCCCTCCGCCACCGCGCACCGCCCCGAACTCGCCGGCAAAAAATGGGAAGCCCTCGGCGTCTCCCTCGTCATCCACCCGAAAAATCCCCACGTCCCCACCAGCCACGCCAACGTCCGCTTCTTCTGCGCCCACAACAGCGTCTCGGCCTTACCCACGCCTGCGTCCGCCTCCGACCATTCAACTTTCAACCTTCAACCTTCAACCCAAACGGGCGCGCCCGCGCCCGTCTGGTGGTTCGGCGGCGGCTTCGACCTGACTCCGTACTACGGCTACGAAGACGACTGCGCCCACTGGCACCGCACCGCCCGCGACGCCGTCGCCCCCTTCGGCGAAACGCTCCACCCGCGCTTCAAAAAATGGTGCGACGACTATTTCTACCTGAAGCACCGCGCCGAACCCCGCGGCATCGGCGGCCTCTTTTTCGACGACTTCAACGAGCTCGGCTTCGACCGTTCCTTCGCCCTGATGCGCGCCGTCGGCGACGCCTTCATCCCCGCCTACCGCCCCATCGTCGCGAAACGAAAATCAACCGCCTACAGCGACCGCGAACGCCAGTGGCAGCTGTACCGCCGCGGTCGCTACGTCGAATTCAACCTCGTCTGGGACCGCGGCACCCACTTCGGCCTCCAAAGCGGCGGCCGCACCGAATCCATCCTCATGTCCCTCCCGCCCCTAGTCCGCTGGGACTACAACCACCAGCCCGCCCCCGGCTCCCCCGAAGCGCGCCTTCACGAGGTCTTCCTCAAACCCCGCGACTGGGCAGGTAATTAA
- a CDS encoding metal ABC transporter permease — protein MSFHELLIEPFTFEFMQRGLLSAALLSLSGGLLGSILVLRRLALLGDALSHSLLPGVALAFLLFGANTLALFLGALIAGLLTAAGSALLSRLTRIKEDAAFGALFVIFFAAGIALVSLMKSRLDLMHFLFGNILGVSPDDLLLSALASSVTLAVFAIFRRGILLETFDPIFHRATGGRGTLVHLGLLALTVLNLVAALQAMGIVLALGLFLLPAVTAYLWCDHFGKLLLTSVALALIGTISGILLSYHAGLASGASIVLCLGAAFLFSAIASPRYGLASRFRTHEGKGVIRSSE, from the coding sequence ATGTCTTTCCACGAGCTGCTCATCGAGCCCTTCACCTTCGAGTTCATGCAACGCGGCCTGCTCTCCGCCGCGCTCCTCAGCCTCAGCGGCGGACTCCTCGGCTCGATCCTCGTGCTCCGCCGCCTCGCCCTCCTCGGCGACGCCCTCTCGCATTCCCTCCTCCCCGGCGTCGCCCTCGCCTTCCTCCTCTTCGGCGCAAACACCCTCGCCCTCTTCCTCGGCGCGCTCATCGCCGGACTCCTCACCGCCGCCGGCAGCGCCCTCCTCAGCCGCCTCACCCGCATCAAAGAAGACGCCGCCTTCGGCGCCCTCTTCGTCATCTTCTTCGCCGCCGGCATCGCCCTCGTCTCCCTCATGAAGTCGCGCCTCGACCTCATGCACTTCCTCTTCGGCAACATCCTCGGCGTCAGCCCCGACGACCTGCTCCTCTCCGCCCTCGCCAGCTCTGTCACCCTCGCCGTATTCGCCATCTTCCGACGCGGCATCCTCCTCGAAACCTTCGACCCCATCTTCCACCGCGCCACCGGCGGACGCGGCACACTCGTCCACCTCGGCCTCCTCGCTCTGACCGTCCTCAACCTCGTCGCCGCCCTTCAAGCCATGGGCATCGTCCTCGCCCTCGGCCTCTTCCTCCTCCCCGCCGTCACCGCCTACCTCTGGTGCGATCACTTCGGCAAACTCCTCCTCACCTCCGTCGCCCTCGCACTGATTGGCACCATCAGCGGCATCCTCCTCAGCTACCACGCCGGCCTCGCCAGCGGCGCCAGCATCGTCCTCTGCCTCGGCGCTGCCTTCCTCTTCTCTGCCATCGCCAGTCCCCGCTACGGCCTTGCCTCCCGCTTCCGCACCCACGAAGGCAAAGGCGTGATCCGCTCCTCGGAGTAA
- a CDS encoding metal ABC transporter ATP-binding protein, which translates to MSHAPHNILRISDVTVRHGRVTALDRVSVNILCGSLTALLGPNGAGKSTLLRAILGWHPLDTGEIRIGDHHTHHQLPRLAYLPQRHLIDWDFPITVRAVVEQGRYPALGLFSRFSKSDHAAVDRALDELDIAALAGRQISQLSGGQQQRVFLARALAQGADIFLLDEPFAGLDLHATEELAHILRGWQAQGRTVVAVVHELALAREHFVNAVLLNTRHIASGSVADVLNPHNIDTAYRGGHCAHIDDPLKLIRTATFPK; encoded by the coding sequence TTGTCCCACGCCCCCCACAACATCCTGCGCATCTCCGACGTCACCGTCCGCCACGGCCGCGTCACCGCGCTCGATCGTGTCAGCGTGAACATCCTCTGCGGCAGCCTCACCGCCCTCCTCGGCCCCAACGGCGCCGGCAAGTCCACCCTCCTCCGCGCCATCCTCGGCTGGCACCCGCTCGACACCGGCGAGATCCGTATCGGCGATCACCATACCCACCACCAGCTCCCGCGCCTCGCCTACCTGCCGCAACGCCACCTCATCGACTGGGACTTCCCGATCACTGTCCGCGCCGTCGTCGAACAAGGCCGCTACCCCGCCCTCGGCCTCTTCTCCCGCTTCTCCAAATCCGACCACGCCGCCGTCGACCGCGCCCTCGACGAACTCGACATCGCCGCCCTCGCCGGCCGCCAGATCAGCCAGCTCTCAGGCGGACAACAACAACGCGTCTTCCTCGCCCGCGCCCTCGCCCAAGGCGCCGACATCTTCCTCCTGGATGAGCCCTTCGCCGGCCTCGACCTCCACGCCACCGAGGAACTCGCCCACATCCTCCGCGGCTGGCAGGCCCAAGGCCGCACCGTTGTCGCCGTCGTCCACGAACTCGCCCTGGCCCGCGAACACTTCGTCAACGCCGTCCTCCTCAACACCCGCCACATCGCCTCCGGCTCCGTCGCCGACGTCCTCAACCCGCACAACATCGACACCGCGTATCGAGGCGGCCACTGCGCCCACATCGACGACCCCTTAAAACTCATCCGCACCGCCACCTTCCCTAAATAA
- a CDS encoding metal ABC transporter solute-binding protein, Zn/Mn family: MPLLRPLRFLLTVILLGTLASLIPATSAADAPAKPLVVTTNTILDDFVRTLGADALEVRCLLTPGRDPHSYDPTPADIRLLTRADLIVVNGLGFETWLEKLIKNSGTRATVLTASTGIEPLHAPDHHDHSAHDHAHHDHGDLDPHAWHDLRNASRYVANIRDALTKLAPSSADAINTRATAYLAELTALDTRFRETIAALPAARRKLVTSHDSLRYLGHAYGLEIIPISGLRPDQEPSAKQLATIVKLLRRENIRAVSIESTTNPKIPTLLAKEAGVAIVNELYTDSLGTPDSPAATFLAMARANLETITTALK; the protein is encoded by the coding sequence ATGCCTCTCCTGCGGCCCCTTCGCTTCCTCCTCACGGTCATCCTCCTAGGCACCCTCGCGTCGCTCATCCCCGCGACCTCCGCCGCCGACGCACCCGCGAAGCCCCTCGTCGTCACGACCAACACGATCCTCGACGACTTCGTCCGCACCCTCGGCGCCGACGCCCTCGAAGTCCGCTGCCTCCTCACCCCCGGCCGCGATCCCCACAGCTACGATCCCACGCCCGCCGACATCCGCCTCCTCACCCGCGCCGACCTCATCGTCGTCAACGGCCTCGGCTTCGAAACTTGGCTGGAGAAACTCATCAAAAACTCTGGCACCCGCGCCACCGTCCTCACCGCCTCCACTGGCATCGAGCCCCTCCACGCCCCCGATCACCACGACCACTCCGCGCACGATCACGCCCACCACGACCACGGCGACCTCGACCCTCACGCCTGGCACGACCTGCGTAACGCCTCCCGCTACGTCGCCAACATCCGCGACGCCCTCACCAAACTCGCCCCCTCCTCCGCCGACGCCATCAACACCCGCGCCACCGCCTACCTCGCCGAACTCACCGCCCTCGACACCCGCTTCCGCGAAACCATCGCCGCCCTCCCCGCCGCTCGCCGCAAACTCGTCACCTCCCACGACTCCCTCCGCTACCTCGGGCACGCCTACGGCCTCGAAATCATCCCCATCTCCGGCCTCCGCCCCGACCAGGAACCCAGCGCCAAACAACTCGCCACCATCGTGAAACTCCTCCGCCGCGAAAACATCCGCGCCGTCTCCATTGAGTCCACGACCAACCCCAAAATCCCAACCCTCCTCGCGAAAGAAGCCGGCGTCGCCATCGTCAACGAACTCTACACCGACAGCCTCGGCACTCCCGATTCGCCTGCCGCCACCTTCCTCGCCATGGCCCGCGCCAACCTCGAAACCATCACCACCGCCCTGAAATAG
- a CDS encoding D-alanyl-D-alanine carboxypeptidase family protein, producing the protein MFFARLARPFFLRLSLLIAICAAAPTAALAQTKSKPATGTAGIYKGYVVTDAATGKILLEDGANTVTPPASMTKIMTFLIVSDAIKAGTIALDTPVRITNEDAKMGGTGVWLDPRETFTVEELLLATMIQSANDAAHALSRAAAGSREAFVERMNARAQALGMTRTRFTSPHGLPPSSRQLADSDLTTPADFAILCREAITTTDILRYSAIKTQMFGTSSRPADKQIRMDNHNKLLGRVAGVDGLKTGYTKAAGYCLSATAERNGRRLIVVIMGSFGVGGQIDTGRSRDLKTIELIERGFSTLAAQSPAIPASPLAPPPPATPRTTSPVSAPSPVTESGPTRGNLTAPRRPDPSPITTPSDEKTAAPVDEPTVKFVPIAPPVPSKSKSR; encoded by the coding sequence ATGTTTTTCGCCCGCCTAGCTCGCCCGTTTTTTCTCCGCCTTTCGCTCCTCATTGCAATCTGCGCCGCCGCTCCGACTGCCGCGCTCGCCCAGACCAAAAGCAAACCCGCCACCGGCACTGCGGGCATCTATAAAGGCTACGTCGTCACCGACGCCGCCACCGGCAAAATCCTCCTCGAAGACGGCGCCAACACCGTCACCCCGCCCGCCTCGATGACGAAGATCATGACCTTCCTCATCGTCTCCGACGCCATCAAAGCCGGCACTATCGCCCTCGACACCCCCGTCCGCATCACCAACGAAGACGCCAAAATGGGCGGCACCGGCGTCTGGCTCGATCCTCGCGAGACCTTCACCGTCGAGGAACTCCTGCTCGCCACCATGATCCAGTCCGCCAACGACGCCGCCCACGCCCTCTCCCGCGCCGCCGCCGGCTCCCGCGAAGCTTTCGTCGAACGCATGAACGCCCGCGCCCAGGCCCTCGGCATGACCCGCACCCGCTTCACGTCCCCCCACGGCCTCCCGCCCTCCTCCCGCCAGCTCGCCGACAGCGACCTCACCACCCCCGCCGACTTCGCCATCCTCTGCCGCGAAGCCATCACCACCACCGACATCCTCCGCTACAGCGCCATCAAAACCCAGATGTTCGGCACCTCCTCCCGTCCGGCCGATAAACAGATCCGGATGGATAACCACAACAAACTCCTCGGCCGCGTCGCCGGCGTGGACGGCCTCAAAACCGGCTACACCAAAGCCGCCGGCTACTGCCTCAGCGCCACCGCCGAGCGCAACGGCCGCCGCCTCATCGTCGTCATCATGGGCAGCTTCGGCGTCGGCGGCCAGATCGACACCGGCCGCTCCCGCGACCTGAAAACCATCGAGCTCATCGAACGCGGCTTCTCCACCCTCGCCGCTCAATCTCCCGCCATTCCCGCGTCTCCTCTCGCCCCCCCGCCGCCCGCTACACCTCGCACCACCAGCCCCGTTTCTGCCCCCAGCCCAGTCACCGAAAGCGGCCCCACCCGCGGCAACCTCACCGCCCCCCGCCGCCCCGACCCTTCCCCCATCACCACCCCCTCCGACGAAAAAACGGCCGCCCCCGTCGACGAACCCACCGTCAAATTCGTCCCCATCGCACCGCCCGTCCCCTCGAAATCAAAATCCCGCTGA